The following proteins come from a genomic window of Diprion similis isolate iyDipSimi1 chromosome 8, iyDipSimi1.1, whole genome shotgun sequence:
- the LOC124408972 gene encoding rho GTPase-activating protein 100F isoform X3 has protein sequence MQWRKYVRIKYGGRVGVGGPVGQGQQGQQEQRQVRVVQLQREGGRGFNYVFHQPCQPPEAQRSCSAAAMLCCGRRKEGRGEVTDISASPGRQVPVNQLRPKEPPPMVIQGDFRKVSGISTEIFKQIETVENDLDASTAAALEAVDRRGEMVVRVIEPRQLGRQASEAAKKFMGMQDSKHPVHLVEIIKRPGQTLGLYIREGNGIDRNDGVFISRIALESAVYNSGCLKVGDEILAVNLVSVSHMGIDDVVIIMSIPRRLILATRHGPHQPVSHSRQNEHKAPPVVVIKRELNEDESDHTTSNHIRDSSRRRGDGREMLPSRSRLGLTGLGSSQDLGSSNGDLYYNSRPENHWSYQPPPPPVITHQPKPSTTQHFQPYERGYPKTLESLAEKDFTKVHSFYTGPVMPSNSGRRMSTGGGMQSVAGRLSGQNQTGHYGFTQHSSSGRIMPRSGSDQHLPRVDYTSITTPARHTLLRSSLKSGSSTLRYNSRYSTQNDTGSSSQRQGQFGTLTRRHRPSLDYASDTEATCSSSPRSAYYHYRHNLNNPSQSSAVSHLATLSRSQIGQSSSGLRSNSLPRSGRTLPQQPGVRTGLSTVTSGLIDQEDSDGALSAPELPSIKRDRGRIPSSPSVFTSDEYRAWLSRTPSTSALYEQIRATTNRPPRYTYSAENIHAAANQAEYGGYGSYRPMSSTLDRLSTRSASAQQVNLANLRASTAISSSCHRTSSNPRPASVASNTRSSLSNTKAALTNSASQRASSVRRIRNLLDLESTRNIPNPTPTRTQDQRLLDINPAEFLKYKIEKPPTVGTPSSTSSLLSSLGEGSAGGDLASGVSGLLWVHLLAGRGLRSTTSSSAATTPSTPSGQPSLGSCGLRDLYCVLECDRVHKARTVVRTGDLMFDWDETFELDLVGNRQLDLLVYSWDPQHRHKLCYKGSVHLATLLKESPLHQLALKVEPRGTLYLRLRYTDAHQTFKRRGLPVLSLATRVAPLFGVDLDTVVSRESKTGGVPGGVSTALAMSGTQNVPIIVWRCVEEVERRGLDIIGLYRLCGSATKKRILREAFERNARSVDLSPDNVPDINVITGVLKDYLRELPEPLFTKCLYQMMVDALAVCLPDDPQGNAKLMFSILDCLPKVNRCTLIYLLDHLAMVVSQCNKMSPASLAVCFGPVLMLHSEDNTPPLDFQQPIAVLKYLLEIWPVKSDSSEDFFSRFNANSSYAASRSQQSIGSVGTGHIGSHRAALAAATLTSSSAPQYNTRNAFNLHSTSTTNQAATEQAQIAGYSKPLTAQRRRFLHR, from the exons ATGCAGTGGCGAAAATACGTACGAATCAAGTACGGTGGTCGAGTTGGTGTCGGTGGTCCGGTTGGTCAAGGACAGCAAGGGCAGCAAGAGCAGCGACAGGTGCGTGTGGTCCAGCTGCAGCGGGAAGGAGGACGGGGATTCAACTACGTCTTTCATCAGCCTTGTCAACCGCCGGAAGCTCAGCGCAGCTGCAGCGCTGCAGCCATGCTGTGCTGTGGCCGCAGAAAG GAGGGGCGGGGGGAGGTAACAGATATAAGTGCAAGTCCTGGGCGGCAGGTCCCCGTCAACCAATTGCGTCCAAAGGAACCACCACCTATGGTGATTCAAGGAGATTTCAGAAAG GTCAGTGGAATAAGTACGGAGATATTCAAGCAAATCGAAACTGTGGAGAACGATCTCGATGCATCAACTGCAGCTGCACTAGAGGCTGTAGATCGGCGTGGAGAAATGGTCGTTCGTGTTATAGAGCCACGCCAATTGGGTAGGCAGGCTTCGGAGGCTGCCAAAAAGTTTATGGGGATGCAG GATTCAAAACATCCGGTACATTTAGTAGAAATTATTAAAAGGCCGGGACAAACTTTGGGTCTTTATATACGGGAAGGCAATGGGATAGACAGAAACGATGGTGTTTTCATATCAAGAATTGCTCTGGAGTCTGCTGTTTACAACAGTGGATGTTTAAAa gtagGTGATGAAATTTTGGCAGTTAACTTGGTCAGTGTTTCACACATGGGTATCGATGATGTAGTAATTATAATGTCAATACCTCGGAGATTAATCTTAGCGACGAGGCACGGACCTCATCAACCAGTGTCACACAGTCGTCAAAATGAGCACAAAGCGCCTCCTGTTGTTGTCATAAAACGAGAGCTCAATGAAGATGAGAGTGATCATACCACGAGCAATCATATTAG GGATAGCAGTCGCCGAAGAGGTGATGGAAGAGAAATGTTGCCATCTCGATCCAGGCTAGGCCTAACAGGTCTTGGTTCCAGTCAGGATTTGGGATCTAGTAACGGTGATCTCTACTATAACTCTAGGCCTGAGAATCATTGGTCATATCAACCTCCTCCGCCACCCGTTATCACACATCAACCAAAGCCATCAACTACGCAGCACTTTCAACCGTACGAACGTGGTTATCCAAAAACTCTGGAAAGTCTCGCAGAAAAA GATTTTACAAAG GTACATTCATTCTACACTGGGCCTGTGATGCCATCGAATAGTGGACGCCGTATGTCAACGGGTGGCGGAATGCAATCAGTTGCCGGCAGGTTGTCAGGGCAAAATCAAACTGGTCACTACGGATTTACACAGCATAGTAGTAGTGGCAGAATCATGCCTCGCAGCGGATCCGATCAACATTTGCCTCGTGTTGATTACACAAGCATAACAACTCCTGCTCGTCATACCTTACTGAGATCTAGTTTGAAATCTG GATCTTCGACACTTCGTTACAACTCACGCTACAGTACCCAGAATGACACTGGATCTTCTTCGCAAAGGCAGGGACAATTCGGCACCTTGACCAGAAGACATAGACCTTCTCTGGATTATGCTTCTGATACAGAAGCGACGTGCTCTAGTTCTCCTAGGTCGGCATATTATCACTACAGGCACAATTTGAATAACCCTTCACAGAGCAGTGCTGTTTCTCACTTAGCTACACTCTCCAGATCTCAGATCGGGCAAAGTTCctcag GACTACGGTCTAATTCTTTACCAAGAAGTGGCAGAACATTACCGCAACAGCCAGGCGTTCGAACTGGACTTAGTACTGTAACATCTGGTCTCATAGATCAAGAAGATAGCGATGGTGCTTTGTCTGCTCCTGAATTGCCTTCTATTAAACGTGATCGAG GCAGAATACCATCATCGCCGAGTGTATTTACGTCAGATGAGTACAGAGCATGGTTGAGCCGTACTCCAAGCACTAGTGCACTTTATGAGCAGATCAGAGCTACCACCAATAGACCTCCACGTTACACTTACAGTGCTGAAAATATCCACGCTGCTGCTAATCAG GCTGAATATGGTGGCTATGGCTCTTATCGGCCAATGTCTAGCACATTGGATCGGTTATCTACAAGGTCTGCGTCTGCTCAACAAGTAAATCTGGCGAATTTGCGAGCTTCGACAGCTATCAGTTCATCCTGTCATCGAACATCGTCAAATCCACGGCCAGCATCTGTAGCTTCCAATACTCGATCATCTTTGTCTAATACAAAGGCTGCTTTAACTAACTCAGCAAGTCAAAGAGCCAGTTCTGTTAGGAGAATTAGGAATTTGTTAGATCTAGAGTCTACGAGAAATATACCAAATCCTACTCCAACTAGAACTCAAGATCAAAGACTGCTAGATATAAACCCTGCAG AGTTCctcaaatataaaatagaaaagcCACCAACAGTAGGAACCCCTAGTTCCACCAGCTCTTTATTGAGTTCCCTTGGCGAGGGAAGTGCTGGAGGGGATCTAGCAAGTGGTGTCAGTGGTCTACTCTGGGTCCACTTGTTAGCAGGCCGTGGTCTTCGGTCTACCACTTCATCCTCGGCCGCTACTACCCCATCAACACCATCTGGACAACCCAGCCTTG GTAGTTGTGGCTTGAGAGATCTTTACTGTGTATTGGAGTGTGATCGTGTGCATAAAGCCCGCACTGTTGTGCGTACGGGGGATCTGATGTTTGACTGGGATGAAACATTCGAGTTGGATTTAGTTGGCAATCGCCAATTGGACTTACTGGTGTATTCGTGGGATCCTCAGCATAGACACAAATTATGTTACAAGGGATCGGTACATTTAGCAACTCTGTTGAAAGAATCTCCACTTCATCAATTGGCACTGAAGGTCGAGCCACGTGGTACTCTTTATTTACGCCTTCGATACACTGATGCTCACCAAACTTTTAAACGGCGTGGACTTCCAGTCCTATCTCTTGCAACAAGAGTAGCCCCACTGTTCGGAGTTGATTTAGATACTGTG GTGAGCCGGGAAAGCAAAACCGGAGGTGTTCCGGGTGGAGTCTCAACAGCTTTGGCAATGTCAGGTACCCAGAATGTTCCTATTATCGTATGGCGCTGTGTTGAAGAAGTCGAAAGGCGGGGACTTGATATAATTG GCCTATATCGGTTGTGTGGATCGGcaacaaagaaaagaattctGCGTGAGGCATTTGAGCGCAATGCAAGATCCGTTGACCTTTCACCAGATAATGTCCCTGACATCAATGTTATAACAG GAGTTTTGAAAGACTATCTGAGGGAATTACCAGAACCATTGTTTACAAAGTGCCTCTATCAAATGATGGTTGATGCACTCGCTGTCTGCCTACCCGACGATCCACAGGGCAATGCTAAACTTATGTTCAGCATACTAGATTGTTTACCAAAAGTCAATAGG TGTACACTGATATATTTATTGGATCACTTGGCAATGGTTGTATCGCAATGCAACAAGATGTCTCCAGCAAGTTTGGCAGTTTGTTTCGGTCCAGTATTGATGCTTCATTCGGAAGATAACACACCCCCCTTGGACTTCCAACAACCAATTGCAGTTCTTAAGTATCTCCTTGAAATATGGCCTGTGAAGTCAG ACAGTTCGGAAGATTTCTTCAGCCGCTTCAACGCTAACTCGAGCTATGCCGCAAGTCGGTCACAGCAATCAATCGGGTCAGTCGGCACAGGGCACATTGGGTCGCACCGGGCTGCCCTGGCAGCAGCAACCCTCACTTCATCATCCGCCCCCCAGTACAACACCCGTAACGCTTTCAACCTCCACTCGACCTCCACCACCAATCAAGCCGCGACAG AGCAAGCGCAAATTGCCGGCTATTCCAAACCGCTGACAGCACAGAGACGCCGCTTCTTGCAcag GTGA
- the LOC124408972 gene encoding rho GTPase-activating protein 100F isoform X5, translating to MQWRKYVRIKYGGRVGVGGPVGQGQQGQQEQRQVRVVQLQREGGRGFNYVFHQPCQPPEAQRSCSAAAMLCCGRRKEGRGEVTDISASPGRQVPVNQLRPKEPPPMVIQGDFRKVSGISTEIFKQIETVENDLDASTAAALEAVDRRGEMVVRVIEPRQLGRQASEAAKKFMGMQDSKHPVHLVEIIKRPGQTLGLYIREGNGIDRNDGVFISRIALESAVYNSGCLKVGDEILAVNLVSVSHMGIDDVVIIMSIPRRLILATRHGPHQPVSHSRQNEHKAPPVVVIKRELNEDESDHTTSNHIRDSSRRRGDGREMLPSRSRLGLTGLGSSQDLGSSNGDLYYNSRPENHWSYQPPPPPVITHQPKPSTTQHFQPYERGYPKTLESLAEKDFTKVHSFYTGPVMPSNSGRRMSTGGGMQSVAGRLSGQNQTGHYGFTQHSSSGRIMPRSGSDQHLPRVDYTSITTPARHTLLRSSLKSGSSTLRYNSRYSTQNDTGSSSQRQGQFGTLTRRHRPSLDYASDTEATCSSSPRSAYYHYRHNLNNPSQSSAVSHLATLSRSQIGQSSSGLRSNSLPRSGRTLPQQPGVRTGLSTVTSGLIDQEDSDGALSAPELPSIKRDRGRIPSSPSVFTSDEYRAWLSRTPSTSALYEQIRATTNRPPRYTYSAENIHAAANQAEYGGYGSYRPMSSTLDRLSTRSASAQQVNLANLRASTAISSSCHRTSSNPRPASVASNTRSSLSNTKAALTNSASQRASSVRRIRNLLDLESTRNIPNPTPTRTQDQRLLDINPAEFLKYKIEKPPTVGTPSSTSSLLSSLGEGSAGGDLASGVSGLLWVHLLAGRGLRSTTSSSAATTPSTPSGQPSLGSCGLRDLYCVLECDRVHKARTVVRTGDLMFDWDETFELDLVGNRQLDLLVYSWDPQHRHKLCYKGSVHLATLLKESPLHQLALKVEPRGTLYLRLRYTDAHQTFKRRGLPVLSLATRVAPLFGVDLDTVVSRESKTGGVPGGVSTALAMSGTQNVPIIVWRCVEEVERRGLDIIGLYRLCGSATKKRILREAFERNARSVDLSPDNVPDINVITGVLKDYLRELPEPLFTKCLYQMMVDALAVCLPDDPQGNAKLMFSILDCLPKVNRCTLIYLLDHLAMVVSQCNKMSPASLAVCFGPVLMLHSEDNTPPLDFQQPIAVLKYLLEIWPVKSDSSEDFFSRFNANSSYAASRSQQSIGSVGTGHIGSHRAALAAATLTSSSAPQYNTRNAFNLHSTSTTNQAATGDSLIPRFA from the exons ATGCAGTGGCGAAAATACGTACGAATCAAGTACGGTGGTCGAGTTGGTGTCGGTGGTCCGGTTGGTCAAGGACAGCAAGGGCAGCAAGAGCAGCGACAGGTGCGTGTGGTCCAGCTGCAGCGGGAAGGAGGACGGGGATTCAACTACGTCTTTCATCAGCCTTGTCAACCGCCGGAAGCTCAGCGCAGCTGCAGCGCTGCAGCCATGCTGTGCTGTGGCCGCAGAAAG GAGGGGCGGGGGGAGGTAACAGATATAAGTGCAAGTCCTGGGCGGCAGGTCCCCGTCAACCAATTGCGTCCAAAGGAACCACCACCTATGGTGATTCAAGGAGATTTCAGAAAG GTCAGTGGAATAAGTACGGAGATATTCAAGCAAATCGAAACTGTGGAGAACGATCTCGATGCATCAACTGCAGCTGCACTAGAGGCTGTAGATCGGCGTGGAGAAATGGTCGTTCGTGTTATAGAGCCACGCCAATTGGGTAGGCAGGCTTCGGAGGCTGCCAAAAAGTTTATGGGGATGCAG GATTCAAAACATCCGGTACATTTAGTAGAAATTATTAAAAGGCCGGGACAAACTTTGGGTCTTTATATACGGGAAGGCAATGGGATAGACAGAAACGATGGTGTTTTCATATCAAGAATTGCTCTGGAGTCTGCTGTTTACAACAGTGGATGTTTAAAa gtagGTGATGAAATTTTGGCAGTTAACTTGGTCAGTGTTTCACACATGGGTATCGATGATGTAGTAATTATAATGTCAATACCTCGGAGATTAATCTTAGCGACGAGGCACGGACCTCATCAACCAGTGTCACACAGTCGTCAAAATGAGCACAAAGCGCCTCCTGTTGTTGTCATAAAACGAGAGCTCAATGAAGATGAGAGTGATCATACCACGAGCAATCATATTAG GGATAGCAGTCGCCGAAGAGGTGATGGAAGAGAAATGTTGCCATCTCGATCCAGGCTAGGCCTAACAGGTCTTGGTTCCAGTCAGGATTTGGGATCTAGTAACGGTGATCTCTACTATAACTCTAGGCCTGAGAATCATTGGTCATATCAACCTCCTCCGCCACCCGTTATCACACATCAACCAAAGCCATCAACTACGCAGCACTTTCAACCGTACGAACGTGGTTATCCAAAAACTCTGGAAAGTCTCGCAGAAAAA GATTTTACAAAG GTACATTCATTCTACACTGGGCCTGTGATGCCATCGAATAGTGGACGCCGTATGTCAACGGGTGGCGGAATGCAATCAGTTGCCGGCAGGTTGTCAGGGCAAAATCAAACTGGTCACTACGGATTTACACAGCATAGTAGTAGTGGCAGAATCATGCCTCGCAGCGGATCCGATCAACATTTGCCTCGTGTTGATTACACAAGCATAACAACTCCTGCTCGTCATACCTTACTGAGATCTAGTTTGAAATCTG GATCTTCGACACTTCGTTACAACTCACGCTACAGTACCCAGAATGACACTGGATCTTCTTCGCAAAGGCAGGGACAATTCGGCACCTTGACCAGAAGACATAGACCTTCTCTGGATTATGCTTCTGATACAGAAGCGACGTGCTCTAGTTCTCCTAGGTCGGCATATTATCACTACAGGCACAATTTGAATAACCCTTCACAGAGCAGTGCTGTTTCTCACTTAGCTACACTCTCCAGATCTCAGATCGGGCAAAGTTCctcag GACTACGGTCTAATTCTTTACCAAGAAGTGGCAGAACATTACCGCAACAGCCAGGCGTTCGAACTGGACTTAGTACTGTAACATCTGGTCTCATAGATCAAGAAGATAGCGATGGTGCTTTGTCTGCTCCTGAATTGCCTTCTATTAAACGTGATCGAG GCAGAATACCATCATCGCCGAGTGTATTTACGTCAGATGAGTACAGAGCATGGTTGAGCCGTACTCCAAGCACTAGTGCACTTTATGAGCAGATCAGAGCTACCACCAATAGACCTCCACGTTACACTTACAGTGCTGAAAATATCCACGCTGCTGCTAATCAG GCTGAATATGGTGGCTATGGCTCTTATCGGCCAATGTCTAGCACATTGGATCGGTTATCTACAAGGTCTGCGTCTGCTCAACAAGTAAATCTGGCGAATTTGCGAGCTTCGACAGCTATCAGTTCATCCTGTCATCGAACATCGTCAAATCCACGGCCAGCATCTGTAGCTTCCAATACTCGATCATCTTTGTCTAATACAAAGGCTGCTTTAACTAACTCAGCAAGTCAAAGAGCCAGTTCTGTTAGGAGAATTAGGAATTTGTTAGATCTAGAGTCTACGAGAAATATACCAAATCCTACTCCAACTAGAACTCAAGATCAAAGACTGCTAGATATAAACCCTGCAG AGTTCctcaaatataaaatagaaaagcCACCAACAGTAGGAACCCCTAGTTCCACCAGCTCTTTATTGAGTTCCCTTGGCGAGGGAAGTGCTGGAGGGGATCTAGCAAGTGGTGTCAGTGGTCTACTCTGGGTCCACTTGTTAGCAGGCCGTGGTCTTCGGTCTACCACTTCATCCTCGGCCGCTACTACCCCATCAACACCATCTGGACAACCCAGCCTTG GTAGTTGTGGCTTGAGAGATCTTTACTGTGTATTGGAGTGTGATCGTGTGCATAAAGCCCGCACTGTTGTGCGTACGGGGGATCTGATGTTTGACTGGGATGAAACATTCGAGTTGGATTTAGTTGGCAATCGCCAATTGGACTTACTGGTGTATTCGTGGGATCCTCAGCATAGACACAAATTATGTTACAAGGGATCGGTACATTTAGCAACTCTGTTGAAAGAATCTCCACTTCATCAATTGGCACTGAAGGTCGAGCCACGTGGTACTCTTTATTTACGCCTTCGATACACTGATGCTCACCAAACTTTTAAACGGCGTGGACTTCCAGTCCTATCTCTTGCAACAAGAGTAGCCCCACTGTTCGGAGTTGATTTAGATACTGTG GTGAGCCGGGAAAGCAAAACCGGAGGTGTTCCGGGTGGAGTCTCAACAGCTTTGGCAATGTCAGGTACCCAGAATGTTCCTATTATCGTATGGCGCTGTGTTGAAGAAGTCGAAAGGCGGGGACTTGATATAATTG GCCTATATCGGTTGTGTGGATCGGcaacaaagaaaagaattctGCGTGAGGCATTTGAGCGCAATGCAAGATCCGTTGACCTTTCACCAGATAATGTCCCTGACATCAATGTTATAACAG GAGTTTTGAAAGACTATCTGAGGGAATTACCAGAACCATTGTTTACAAAGTGCCTCTATCAAATGATGGTTGATGCACTCGCTGTCTGCCTACCCGACGATCCACAGGGCAATGCTAAACTTATGTTCAGCATACTAGATTGTTTACCAAAAGTCAATAGG TGTACACTGATATATTTATTGGATCACTTGGCAATGGTTGTATCGCAATGCAACAAGATGTCTCCAGCAAGTTTGGCAGTTTGTTTCGGTCCAGTATTGATGCTTCATTCGGAAGATAACACACCCCCCTTGGACTTCCAACAACCAATTGCAGTTCTTAAGTATCTCCTTGAAATATGGCCTGTGAAGTCAG ACAGTTCGGAAGATTTCTTCAGCCGCTTCAACGCTAACTCGAGCTATGCCGCAAGTCGGTCACAGCAATCAATCGGGTCAGTCGGCACAGGGCACATTGGGTCGCACCGGGCTGCCCTGGCAGCAGCAACCCTCACTTCATCATCCGCCCCCCAGTACAACACCCGTAACGCTTTCAACCTCCACTCGACCTCCACCACCAATCAAGCCGCGACAG GTGATAGTCTCATCCCCCGGTTCGCCTAG